From Erinaceus europaeus chromosome 9, mEriEur2.1, whole genome shotgun sequence, one genomic window encodes:
- the LOC103117191 gene encoding speedy protein E4-like, with amino-acid sequence MHGQKRDRTLTEPEAEDSWAIVEASALTGQVKRPWELAVEPEHHEVFNRLLDDIVIQRFLAWDKQLRVSDKYLLSMVIAYFSRAGLFSWQYQRIHFFLALYLASDMEEDNQAPKQAIFSFLYGKSHIQRPLFHKLRFQFIRSMHWKTWVSRAECEEIQAYDPEHWAWGRDRTIIS; translated from the exons ATGCATGGCCAGAAGAGGGACAGGACACTAACTGAGCCAGAAGCTGAGGACAGCTGGGCCATAGTGGAAGCAAGTGCTCTCACAGGGCAGGTGAAGAGACCCTGGGAGTTGGCTGTGGAGCCAGAGCACCATGAAGTCTTCAACAGGCTGCTTG ATGATATTGTGATTCAGAGATTCCTAGCTTGGGATAAACAACTCAGAGTGTCTGACAAG TATCTCCTGTCCATGGTAATTGCTTATTTTAGCCGAGCTGGCCTCTTCTCCTGGCAGTACCAACGGATTCACTTCTTCCTGGCTCT TTACCTGGCCAGTGACATGGAGGAGGACAACCAGGCCCCTAAACaagccatcttttcctttctctatggCAAGAGTCACATCCAACGCCCTTTGTTCCACAAGCTCCGATTCCAGTTCATTCGTTCCATGCACTGGAAAACCTGGGTTTCTCGGGCTGAGTGTgaggag atCCAGGCTTATGATCCAGAGCACTGGGCCTGGGGGAGAGATCGCACCATTATCTCATAA